The Carassius auratus strain Wakin chromosome 5, ASM336829v1, whole genome shotgun sequence genome includes a window with the following:
- the LOC113081331 gene encoding adenosine receptor A2b-like encodes MDSLYIAIELLIAVLSISGNVLVCWAVAINSNLKNATNYFLVSLAVADILVGCLAIPFAITISVGLRSDFYGCLFLACFVLVLTQSSIFSLLAVAIDRYLAVKIPLRYKELVTGKRAREIIAILWILSFIIGLIPFVGWNRKHLACPRNKPNRTSNSSDAALMETGFSQSCHLECLFENVVDMSYMVYFNFFGCVLPPLLIMLGIYIKIFTVARKQLRQIELKCSVSNGENHHHGLLQREIRAAKSLSIIVGLFAVCWLPVHILNCLTLFYKNLEKPSFIMNIAIILSHTNSAVNPIIYAYRIQEFRVTFRKILNRHFFCQRDELYRSSNRSSSHRDQITMTIDPLL; translated from the exons ATGGATTCGCTGTACATCGCTATTGAGCTGCTGATCGCCGTGCTGTCCATCTCCGGTAATGTGCTGGTGTGCTGGGCTGTGGCCATCAACTCCAATCTCAAGAACGCCACCAATTACTTTCTGGTGTCACTAGCCGTGGCAGATATTCTGGTTGGCTGTCTTGCCATCCCTTTTGCCATCACTATAAGCGTTGGTCTGCGCTCAGACTTCTATGGATGCCTTTTCCTGGCGTGTTTCGTTCTGGTACTGACTCAAAGTTCAATATTTAGTCTTCTGGCGGTTGCCATCGACAGATATCTGGCTGTAAAAATCCCCCTGAG GTATAAGGAGCTTGTCACAGGGAAAAGGGCAAGAGAGATCATTGCCATTTTATGGATCTTATCCTTCATCATTGGACTCATTCCATTTGTGGGCTGGAACCGTAAACACTTGGCCTGTCCTAGAAACAAACCCAACAGAACCAGCAATAGCAGTGATGCTGCTCTGATGGAAACGGGCTTCTCGCAAAGCTGCCACCTCGAGTGTTTATTCGAGAACGTGGTGGACATGAGCTACATGGTGTACTTCAACTTCTTCGGTTGTGTGCTGCCGCCTCTGCTCATCATGCTGGGCATTTACATCAAGATCTTCACGGTGGCACGTAAACAGCTACGTCAGATCGAGCTCAAATGCAGCGTGAGTAACGGTGAGAATCACCACCACGGCCTGCTGCAGCGGGAGATTCGTGCCGCCAAATCCCTCTCCATCATCGTGGGCCTGTTCGCTGTCTGCTGGCTGCCCGTGCACATCTTGAACTGCCTCACTCTGTTCTACAAAAACCTGGAGAAGCCCAGCTTTATCATGAACATCGCCATCATCCTCTCGCACACCAACTCTGCCGTCAATCCCATCATCTACGCCTACCGCATCCAGGAGTTCAGGGTCACTTTTAGGAAGATTCTGAACCGCCATTTCTTTTGTCAACGGGACGAGTTGTATCGCAGCTCCAATAGAAGCAGCAGTCACAGAGACCAGATTACAATGACCATCGACCCTCTGCTTTAA